A segment of the uncultured Desulfobulbus sp. genome:
GCGGTGGATGGCGTCCTGCTGGAGCTACGCTCCAATCCCCTTTTGATCACCCTCTACACCGGTTGACCCCATGAATGCGCCCCAGGCCGAATGCCAGATCCTCTCCCGACTCGATGCCGAATGGCGTCGTCTGGAGTTGCTCTGTTGGTGTCTGGCCAAGGGCAGACGGGGGGAGAGCCTGGGAGAGGACGAGTTGGAGCAGCTCCGCCAACTCCAGGCCGAGGTGCATGGCCTGAGGGAGGCGGATGGTGTCTGGGAAGAGGCCCTGGGGCTGTGCTTGTCTCACCTGGAATACGATATTCTCGCCGCTGTGCTGGCCCCGGAGGTGGAGCCCAGGCTCGGCTGGAGTTTCCAGTCCCTCCAGGCCGGGGGCAGTCAGCCCTGGGCAACGCGCAGCCTGATTCAGGAACTCTTTGCCCTGGACGGCAACCAAGCCCATCAGCTGCGCCAGGCCCTGGGGCCTCAGGGGGAGTTGCGGCGAAGGCGCCTTATTCGGGTGCAGGAGGAGGGGCCCTACCATCCCATCCAGCCCGAACCCTGGCTGCTTGGCCGGATCAGCGGCCGGGACATGGAACTGCCGCCTCCGCCCGGCGCCACACCGGTGCGCCAGCGAGCCCAATGGCGGGATCTGGTGCTGCCGCCCGGCAGGCTGGCCATGCTGCACGAATTTCTTCTCTGGATCCAGCAGCGGGACATCGTGGTCAATGCCTGGCAGGGACAGAGCGTGGGCGGTCCGGTGGCCCTGTTCACCGGTCCTTCCGGCACGGGCAAGACCTTTGCGGCCTCGGTGCTGGCCACTGCCCTTGGCTGGCAGCTTTTTCGGGTCGATCTCGGTCGCTTGGTGAGCAAGTATGTGGGCGAGACCGAGGAAAATCTCAACCGCCTTTTCGATGCGGCCCACGACCAACCCATGGTGCTCCAGTTCGACGAGGCCGACGCCCTTTTTGCCAAGCGGGGCGAGGTCAAGGAGGCCCGCGACCGCTACGCCAACATGGAGGTCAGCCACCTGCTGACCCGGATCGAGGTCCATAGCGGCCCCTGCATTCTCACCACCAACCTGCGCAAGCAGCTGGATGGCGCCTTTACCCGCCGCTTCCAGATGGTGGTCGATTTTCCCCGGCCGGATGCAGAGGCCAGGGCCGCCCTGTGGCAGCGATTGCTGCCGCCCAAGGCGCCCATTGCCCTTGAGGTGGAGCATGATTTTCTCGGCGCGGCCGTGGCCCTGACCGGGGGCTCCATTCGCAACGCCGCCCTGCATGCGGCCTACCTGGCCGCAGGGAGCGGATCACCGATCAGCCTGGGCCATATTGCCCATGCCATCTGGCGCGAACTGGGCAAGGAGGGCAGGGAGATCAATCCCCAGGACCTTGGCCCCCTGTCCGCATACCTGCCCGAGGAGCTCGTCGATGAACACTGAAATCGGTCATCTCCACCTGCAGCTGCCAGCCGGATTTGAAAAGAGGGCCCAGCGCATTGGCCGTCTGGTTGGCGAGGCCCTGGCCGGTTCCACCACCTTGCCCGCCGGGCAGATCGCGCATCTGCGGGTGGGACCGGTGGAGGTCGGAGTCCATTTTTCCGACCAGCGGGTCGCGCAAACGATTGCCGATTCCATTCATGCCGCCATCCAGCGCGGTCTCAGCTAAGAGGAGAGGGAAAGCATGCTGTCACCCTTACGCGGATTTCTGGTGGAATACGGGACGAGCATCCCGCCGTTGATGCTCTCCTTCCACTTCAATCCCCAGAGCCTGACCCGCAACCGCAGCGTCACCCTGACCCTGGGGAGCACGCCCGCCACCCGCGGCGGCTATGATTTTGCCCTGCCCTCGGAGACCTCACGGGTTGCCCAGGGGGTGTCGGTGGAGCCGGAATCCTTTGATCTTGAGATCCTGATCGATGCCACCGACCGGATGAACGACAGCGATCCCATTGCCCAGTCCCTTGGGATCCAGCCGGAGCTGGACACCCTGCGCTCCATGGTCGAGCCCAAGGTCCAGGGGCCGGGTGGGGTTCAGGCCTTGGCCGGCCTCGGATTCGGCGGCAGCCGCGCCTTTCAGCGCAGCCAGTCGGCCTCGGTGCTGCTGCTTGTCTGGGGGGTCCACGTACTGCCGGTCTTCCTCAAGAGCGTGGAGGTGGCTGAATCCGCCCACCTGCCCACCCTGACCCCCTACCGGGCCACGGTAAAGCTGAGCCTGCAGGTGATCGAGGGCAACAACCCCTTTTACACGGTGGAAAAGGTACGCCAGGTGATCGGCTCCAAACTCAACTCGGCCAAAACCGTGGTCAGTGGCGCGGTGGAGGGATTTTTCTGATGTTGCTGAACAATTCCCGCTATAAAAACGGGCGGCGATTCGAGGCCGACGAGCAGGGCCTGGTTCGCTGCAAGGGGCTTCGTGAAAGGGAGATCGGGCCAGCGGTCGGCGTGGTCGAGCATGTGATCGAGGCCGGCGATCGTCTGGATCTCCTGGCCCATCACTTTTACAACGATGCCCGCCTCTGGTGGCGGATACTCGACGCCAACCCGGATCTGTCGAGCGGGGTCGAGTTGTCGCTGGCGGACAGGGCCGGCGAGGTGATCCTCATTCCCAAGGCCAAGGAGTAAATCATGCTGCTGGATCTTTTTTCCCAGCGGGACCGTGATCCCGCCGAATGCGTCATCACCGTCGACGGCGCGGAGATCGAGGAACTCTATCCCTTCCTCCAAGAGGTACGGGTGGATTGCAGCCGGACCGAGGCGGCCACCGCCACCCTCAGCTTTGAAACCCGGCGCAACGAGTTGGGCAGCTGGACGGTCCAGGACGCGGGTATTCTCGAACCCTGGGCGCGGATCGTCATCACCGCGGCCTTCGGCAGCCGGGAAGAGGAGGTGATGCGCGGCTATATCCGCGAGGTGCGCCTGGAAACGCCGGAAGACGCGGGAGCTGCCCAGGTGGTGGTGGAATGTCAGGACGATTCCCTGCGCCTAGATCGCACCCACCGGCGCCGCACCTGGGGGACCTCGGATTTGCCGACCAGCGATACCCTGATTCTTGCCGAAATTCTCACCACCTACGGCTTGCTGCCGCAGAGGGACAATGAATCGGGACAGGAGCGGTTGGTGGGCATCGCCCAGGACGACACCGATATCAAGTTTCTCAAGTCCCGGGCCGAATTTAACGGCTATGAGCTTATTTTTCGCGAAGGGCGGGTCTATTTCGGCCCCATGCGGCTGGAGGGTGATCCCCAGAGCACGATTTTGGTCTATGCCGGTGAGGACAGCAACTGTCTGTCCCTGTCCGTCCGCGCCAACGGGCATCAGCCCGATGCGGTCACCTTCGATGCCCCGGCCGAGAGCGGCGACAGTGTCGAATCGGCGGAGCCGGTGCGCTCCGACCTCTTTCTCCTCGGCACCACCAGGGCCGACAGCAGCAACGCCGGATTGGAGGATTTTGTCTGGCGGATGTCGGCCGAGGCCGGTGCCGATGGTCAGCGTCTCCAGGCCCTGGCGCAGATGAAGGCCAACGATCTCGATATCCACCGCATTCAGGGCGAAGGCGAACTCGATGGTGCCCTCTACGGTCATGTGCTCGAGGTCGGACGACCGGTGCCGGTGGATGGCCTGGGCGAGCGCATGTCCGGTGTCTATTACGTGGACAGCGTCAGCCACAGCTTTTCCGCCCTTGGGTATCGCCAACGATTTCGCCTGCTGCGCAACGGCTACGGCGATACGCTCGATACGGTCGGCGGCCTCTTACGTTCTCTTGCCGGAGTGATCTGATGGCCGATGATCTCAGCCAACAACTCACGCAAACCTTGCGGGAGCGCCGTGCCTACGGCAAATACCGCGGCTTCGTGGTCGACAACGAGGATCCCGAGCGGCGGGCACGGGTCCGGCTGCGGGTCCCGGCCCTGTTGGGCGAGGCGGAAACCGATTGGGCGCTGCCCTGTCTGCCCTGCGGCGGACTGAACAATCTTGGCCTGTTCACCGTTCCCGCGCTTGGGGCCCAGGTCTGGGTGGAGTTCGAGGGCGGCAATCTCGATTTTCCCATCTGGACCGGCACCTTCTGGCAGGAGGCGGACGATATTCCCGAGGAGGTCCAGGATCAGCAGACGACCAAGGTGTTGCGCACCGCTCGCGGGCATGTGCTGCTGTTTGAGGAGAAGGACGGGGAGGAGACCGTGAGCCTGGAGCATGCGG
Coding sequences within it:
- a CDS encoding ATP-binding protein, with amino-acid sequence MNAPQAECQILSRLDAEWRRLELLCWCLAKGRRGESLGEDELEQLRQLQAEVHGLREADGVWEEALGLCLSHLEYDILAAVLAPEVEPRLGWSFQSLQAGGSQPWATRSLIQELFALDGNQAHQLRQALGPQGELRRRRLIRVQEEGPYHPIQPEPWLLGRISGRDMELPPPPGATPVRQRAQWRDLVLPPGRLAMLHEFLLWIQQRDIVVNAWQGQSVGGPVALFTGPSGTGKTFAASVLATALGWQLFRVDLGRLVSKYVGETEENLNRLFDAAHDQPMVLQFDEADALFAKRGEVKEARDRYANMEVSHLLTRIEVHSGPCILTTNLRKQLDGAFTRRFQMVVDFPRPDAEARAALWQRLLPPKAPIALEVEHDFLGAAVALTGGSIRNAALHAAYLAAGSGSPISLGHIAHAIWRELGKEGREINPQDLGPLSAYLPEELVDEH
- a CDS encoding phage baseplate assembly protein V — translated: MADDLSQQLTQTLRERRAYGKYRGFVVDNEDPERRARVRLRVPALLGEAETDWALPCLPCGGLNNLGLFTVPALGAQVWVEFEGGNLDFPIWTGTFWQEADDIPEEVQDQQTTKVLRTARGHVLLFEEKDGEETVSLEHADGAKLTMNVEGSVELCNKDGEKLMLDADGDSLSLEDQHGNTLTMDSNGITLQDMNGNQVKMEASGITVQASATLTLEGSLVQLGGSGGEPVIKGTSLLSKLILHTHPTSMGPTGPPIPQGEMGSLSTKVMSS